The following are from one region of the Nicotiana tomentosiformis chromosome 7, ASM39032v3, whole genome shotgun sequence genome:
- the LOC138895923 gene encoding uncharacterized protein: protein MVRDCPRLSWGAPSQATQAPRIQSGLQTSQAMIAAPVVAPPTQLARGGDRAGKGRPRRGGQPRYYTLPARTEAVASDSIISGIVLVCHRYASVLFDPGSTYSYVSYYFAPYLGISHDFLSSSIYVSIPVGDSIVVDRMYRLCLVVLGGFETRVDLLLVSMVDFDIILRMDWLLPYHDILDCHTKIVTMAMPGLPRLEWRGALDYVPSRVISFLKAQRMVEKGCNAYLAFVRDVSDDTLAVESVPIARGFPDVFPADLPGMLPDRDIDFGIDLLLGTQPISIPPYRMAPA from the coding sequence ATGGTcagagattgccccagactcagTTGGGGTGCACCTTCCCAAGCTACGCAAGCTCCACGAATTCAGTCGGGTCTgcagacttctcaggccatgattgctGCCCCAGTTGTCGCTCCACCTACAcagctagctagaggtggagaTCGGGCAGGTaaaggtcgccctagaaggggaggccagccCAGATATTATACTCTTCCTGCTAGGACTGAGGCGGTTGCCTCAGACTCAATCATttcaggtattgttctggtctgtcatagatatgcatcagtcttatttgatccaggctccacttattcctatgtatcatattactttgctccatatttgggtatatcccatgatttcttgagttcttctatttatgtgtcCATACCTGTAggagattccattgttgttgatcgtatgtatcggttgtgtttagttgttcttggtggttttgagaccagagttgatctgttGTTagttagtatggtagactttgatattattttgcgCATGGACTGGTTATTGCCCTATCatgatattcttgattgtcacaccaagattgTGACgatggctatgccaggtttgccacggttagagtggaggggtgcattagATTATGTGCCTAGCAGGGTtatatcatttctaaaggctcagcggatggttgagaagggctgtaatgcttatctagcctttgtgcgAGATGTCAGTGATGATACTCTtgccgttgagtcagttccgatagCGAGGGGCTTTCCAGATGTATtcccagcagatcttccgggcatgctgcccgatagggatattgattttggcattgacttgttgctgggcactcagcccatttctattccaccatatcgtatggccccagcataG